Within Heterodontus francisci isolate sHetFra1 unplaced genomic scaffold, sHetFra1.hap1 HAP1_SCAFFOLD_2384, whole genome shotgun sequence, the genomic segment AGATTGATTTGTGCCATTTACATAGTTACCCAATCACCAGTCACTTAAAACCTTAGAAACACTTTTAATTCTATTAACCACGCCCTGATCAAAATCAGATCATGATTTGAATCTTGGTACCTATCATCAGAACAACTTTTTATGGCCAACAGAAAGCCACTTATTTTACACGAaaacaaattccttttgtaacccatTGTTGATGAGCCCCAATCTTTTACTGTCCCTGTATGATATGTTACTTTTGCAAAAGTATTGTCCTTTTGGTAAGATGCCAATCAAGATTCAGGTGCCAATGTATATAAATCAATATGTAAAGGTTCCTATAGAACATTTCTAAAGTATTTCATGAAATGCTATAATAAAATCTATTCCGTTATTAGTTATATTGATTAACTTATTCTATACACATTGCCATTGTGACTTTGTTTGCTACCACACACATCTTCTCTGCACAGTTGCCATCTGGTGTCTTCCTCGGACCAAGGACTAATGAGAAGAGTACCAAATGCTGTCTTCAGTAGCAAAGGAGTTAATTTCTAAGACCCACTATGGAGTCCTTCTGCCTTTAGTCGATCGAATTACTTGTGTTCGTATAAACTGTCTGCTTATGCCATCAAAGTGCTCCTGTGAATTGTTGATAAATCTATAGTGGCTATGACAGCACAAAGACTATTTGGTTGAAGTGACGTGCCCTAGTGATGGCACGTGTTTGGTGTATCAGCCAACGCAGTTGGATACTGTTCTGACTTCATGGAAATGAGCAGCCACAGAAACCTAACAAAAGGTTCAGAATGTTAATATTTGCTGGTACTTTTGTGACACAAATACTAAAGTGCTCGTGTTTATAGAATAACCAGTTGCCTTCAAAACTTGTTTCATGTAATCAACCTGCTTGAGGGTTGCTAAACTGTTAGTGGTAGAATGTTTTTACTATCTTGTGGACAAATTTAAGTATGCGATCACTCATTCTTCCCTGGCATTTGTCTTTGCAGGATATGTGACACAGTTGGAGCATTTGAGAAGATTGTACTGTGTTCTTAATTGCGACATCAAGAAAACATGGATAGTCGTTAGTAATCAATGAAGGAGAATAGGAATTATTATAACAAACTAACATTTTTTAACCAATATTTGGATCTACTAAAATCAAGCCTTAGTGATGGTATTTACTGGTGTTATTTGTAGACCCTTCTTATGACAGTAGGTGGGTGTCAGAAAATATTCTAATTACAGACAATTAATTTTAGCCATTTGACTACACAATTTCTGCAAATGAATTACAGAAAGTGATCAGAAACCATTTGAACCACTTTAGTGTAAGTGTATTTATATGAGCTTGACATTTTTCCTGCTTGCTGTTAACTTTTTGTATATTTAGTAATACTGCTGTATTCCATGAAACTTAGTTGTGAAAATATATCAGAGTAATAAGTATGAAGTAGTCCCTTCTGACAAATGTGTGAACTTAGATTTACCCCCATAAAGTATTGTATCCACAGTGTAGATGTGTTCGAATTTCTAGGTTGTTGTTGGCTGCTTCTTACGCCAATTAGAAGGAAAACAATCTGCCTCAGAAGTTAAATGTTAGCAATTCAGAGCAAAAAACTCCCATTTGAGAAGAATGTTTTCCAGGTTGCCTTAATGCCAGGTGTTTGACATTGAGTGGAGCGAGAGATGAATGAAGCTTATGGCAGCCCATGGAATTGACCGACTCCAGGGAATCTCAGCTTCCTGCCGTGAAAGTTTCCATTTTCAAAGCACATCAGTTTCAGTGGGAATGTTGCAGTGGTCCCATATGCTACATCTGACAGAGTGAAGTTTCTACCCTGAATACGAGACAGCTACTGAAGAGATTCTCACTCAGAGCAGCACATGCtaccaaatgaatttcaatatgttACCAATGAACAAGCTGTGTGTTACCAACTGCTAATGGCATTGAACTCCATCAATTATTTATGACAATTTGCTTTGTTTTCAGTCTTGAGCTGCCTTTGACTCTACATACCAGTGATATGGCTCTGTAGCTTTTTTAAACCTGAAAACCCACCCAAACAACAACCCAGTTGCTTTCAAACTTTTCTGTTTTACCCTTAATCTTTCCTTGACCTAGCAGCAGGAAGCCTTTGTCTGAGGTGTTCATCTGGAACAACTTTTCCACACTTGTTTTCATGTTCTGTTAGATTACAGGGCAGCAGGCCTACCTTTGAAGCtcctctttctttgtttctttgcaATACACTCCAGTAATTAACTTTGTCCTTCTTTTATTTGTTCCAGTCAATCGCAGTCCACTCTGCTGAGCATCTTCTCCCTGGAGTACCAGGTTAGAAGTTTTCTCCTTTGTGAAGGCTGACAGGTGCCTAATTGAATGATGAATGTccctttatttctttgtaattgaacTGCCAGCTTTATGATTGGTTTGGAGGATGTTCCCCTCCACATCAAGCACCGCCTGAGTCTCGGTGGAAGGCTGCCAAACCTTCCCATCCATCTGTCTAATAACATCTAGCCTCTGCTTATTTGGTGGACCTGTAATAAATTATGCTAAACCATTATTATTCTGACAATAATAATTTCCCCGTGTTACATGGTTCCATGTGCTAAATGTTTGCTGACTTGCACTGTCAGTGCTGCTTTCCATCGCTGACAGAGATGATGATAAATGACCAGTGCTGGAGTGGCAGAAGGCAAGGGAGGCAGAAAATGGAGTCATTTATCATAAGATGACAGGTGTCAGTCAAGTGGCACGTCTCAGCGGAATTACTTTTTGTAGTTTTTAAATAAGTTATTTTTAAGCAATGTTCTTTTGGTTTAAAAATGGCAATTGAATTGCAAAACTAGGAACCAAGTAAAAGAATGGAATTGAATTGAGGAAAAATTAATACCAAGTTCGAGAGAAAATggatacccccccacccccactttggcCTTTGTAACCCTGAGCAAACTTATATAGATTCACCGGCTGTGACCTTACTAGCTTCTGTGTATATGATTGGATAGCTTTCTTCTTAATGTGGAAAGAATACTTGGGATAGCTTGTACTATGCTATTGAAATTATTAAAATAACGTACAGCACGGTTCTAAAATATGAAATGCTTTGCACGTTAGGAATGTCAAACTCATTACATACATGGCCTTTCATTGTAATTTTGAGTAGTAAATGTTTTAACCTGTTTTGTTGATATCGCCATAGAAACGAATGAAAAGGACACATGTGAGACATCACACAACTGAGGCTTGTGAAACTTACTACCAAAGGTATGACCTATCTACCCCACTAGAGGGTACCACAGTACGAATTGAACCAGCAATCTAAAATAATCCATTAGTGCCATTTTATTACAGGACAGCGTTTTAGTATTCCAAATTATTTTCCTTTCTTTATCACTAAATAGTTAAAATATTGTTGAAGGGTCAGCATACAATAGAATGCTGCAACTGTGTATTTATGACAATGAATAGGAAATAAGAATTCAGTTTTCGTTTCCTGCAGTGGTAATCATTCCTCAATTATAAAAGAGGATTTTATCCTATAACAAAAGCACTTGTTTGTTTAGTACCTTAAATTATTTTCAAAATGTACACTGAATGGTCTATCTGTTGGCTAATAAGGTTTCATCTAGCTTATTATGGAACTGATGATGCTGTGGGTGGATAATGTAGAAATAATCTATTTATATGAAAAGATATCCAGATCTGTTACAGAGAAAGTAGCCCCATAACATAGCAGCTGCTTTGGAGGGAGGAAGCTAGAGTGAGATAGATAAattttgctgatgagtgagtgaAGTGGCTAACCCTGGAGAGTTAGTTAGTGTCAGTCTGAACTAAATAGCTCCAAAAGCTTCCCTCAGCAGCTGCATTCTGCAGCCAAGTTCAGCATGTCATCTGCCCTGTAGGACGTTCTCACTGGGGACACTTACAAGTCTGGGCTAGCCTGTTCTTGTCACTGTTATGTTACCTGGCTTTGTCTTCTCTAGGTACCTGAGTGGTGTGATGAACAATGCAGCTGCCCCTGTTCTGTTCGAGCTGGCCAATGAGGTAATGAGTTTCCTCTTTCTAGTTGAGGGCTAGGAGGCAGATATTTTAAACCACTGACTAATTCATAATCAATTTTATTAAAGAAAATATATTCTCCTGCCACAAGAGATAGTAATTGTAAAATGTATTGATTTGGACTATGGACTTGTACCATATCCTGTATAGCTATTCAGTAATTTATTATTGGTTATCTTTTATAAAtgtgtttaattttttaaatttcATTTCCATACTATTTTCTCTGTTCATGATATGTCAGAAATTTCCAGACCCCTTGCTGAAAGTGCAAGTGTCACTACTATTGTATTGAATCCAGTGATATAGTTTCTGGTTgctctgccaaactcttttttcatCTTACAGCTGGCTCCAAATTTTTTAACATTGAGATGAAACAAAGACTTTGAGATTTTGGTTTCTTAAATAGGCTTGCAGCTTTATTTTAAACTCTGATTCTGGGCACACAATGCATTCGAGTGCATTATGAAATAAATACATGTGCATGATAGTTTTTTTTCAGTTGTAAAGACGCTCTTGATTTCTTAGGTTGCCATCCAATATGATATTAAATATAAGCTTATGTTAACTGATGCTTTACTACATATTTTGGGAAGCCTTACCATTGCATTGCTAAATTGGTGCAGTGTTTGTGGAATCATCTAAGAAAGCCAGTAACAGTATTATAAAACCTTTCATTTACATGGCAATCCTGAATAACAATAATTGTGATAATACTTTGCAAATGGTTACAAAGATAGTTAAAAAGAAAAGTGAACATTGCTAAGGTGGATGTTAGTGCTCTGTATATTGTTGATATACTATGCTATATAAACCATTGTATCAGCTGTCAAAAATGGTGGTATCTCCATGAAATTATAATTTAAGATCAGTATGGGCCTGTATTATATTAAAAGTCTTGAAAAATATTCAAGTATAATTTTAAAGCAAACTATAAGCTTCTATATATGAGCTAGCTCTAGAAATTGCCATTTCTAGACCTAGGTAAGTAATAAAGGATGTAATTGGTTTTAAAATTATCATTTAACTAATGGGCAACAGCACCATTTATTAATAAAGTTTTGAAGCTTTAAAATCTACTAAACTATTTTAATAGAATGAATAATGCAGAATGCATATGGAAATCAATATTTTAATCACACTGACAACATGAACACAATAAATGAAATACTATGTATTTGTTAGATTTTACTTTTTAACACTGTTTAGCTCTTGTATTGCAGTTCTGTCGTGTTAGTATTCGGAACCTGGATACATCAGGGCTTGGTGCAGTGTTTTCTTTTGCATTATAATTAATTGATAAAAATGGGGAAAGCAAATGATCATTTGAATTAAAATTGGCTTGATGCATTGAGTAACTATTGGCATCAAATGTTGCAGCAGCAGCGCTTCTCGATGTTACACTAGAAAGGAAGGATGGTTTCACTCACATCTAAGGTctcttgtg encodes:
- the LOC137365846 gene encoding CDAN1-interacting nuclease 1-like; the protein is MKRTHVRHHTTEACETYYQRYLSGVMNNAAAPVLFELANEMDLAPSLMARIVLEKFLQEHEQAIPSKRQPGNGHFT